A region of the Stigmatopora nigra isolate UIUO_SnigA chromosome 10, RoL_Snig_1.1, whole genome shotgun sequence genome:
atcaaaataaaaactggaaaatacaaataatagctTAGCACATTTTTCTCTCATGAACAATGATGTGAAGCCATTCGGTCTCATCAAATAAGTAATTGAAATATTAAGATATAACCAGCCAAAAACAGAATTACAGAATGTTAACTTACAACTATCTTCTAAAAAAATACCCTTTGCATGTTGGTAATCCTCCTTTGTAACAGGTTGGAAACACCTGGAGATTTGCTCATCATTGCAAAGGCAAACAATCCATTACAGTATCCAACACAAGGTGTGGAGATGCGGCCTCTCAAAACAATCCTCATCCCAGGTATGTGTacatctatttttattaaaatcccCTCtcattgtttctcttttttttcaaagacatcTCCAAAAATGTTTGACCCAGATAGATGTTAGTGTTTAGAAAGTATAACTTAGTGTCTTGGATGTGCCTTCTACATGACTTGAGTTGAGGCAACAGTCTAACTATTGAAATGCATGTGACCTTTAGCTGAACTCTCACGTTTGCCCTCATAGACAAGACATAAGGAAGCATAGTGCCAGGATTCATACAATGTGGCACTATTATGAAACTATATGAAACGTGGGTTGTGAAGGGTGGCGCATAAAAGGATGCTTTGAAAGAAACGGACAGTCTCAATAGGCATTTTCTAACAGACTCCACAACAAATCTACATGACCCAATTTAATACCATTATTGGTTTCGGCTATTTCAGATTGGCTTGTTAAATTTTTCAATGTGTAATAGAGACTAAAAATGGGTAACTGTgaatatacttttaaaaaacgagACAAGAATGGCGTTCAAGCTGtgaaaaaaacgtatttaaaGTCTcaattccaacttttttttcaggattagCCTTAAGGGACCTCCCGAGAGACAACTACTTAGTaagtatatacatgttttttttttttaatcacattttgaaacattttcccATGATTACTTTTGCCACAGATAAATCTCACCACCACGATGGGGAAGCTAAATGTCGCCGCAGAGGTGGACGGCGTTAAAATCCACGGCGATGGGGAAATGCACATGACACTTTCGAGCAGCCACTTAACGAAACTGAACCGACAACTGCAGTTTGTCACGTACACAAACACAATGTTTCACCCCAATACAGCCGACACAGGTGAGCAGATTGTGGTCAGCTGACCATATCTtgtcaaaaatgtttgtttcttaTGGGTGGATATTCCATTAACTCTTTCACTACTGTTGAATTATTTTAACAATGCCTTGCCAACAACAATTAGTGTTGTCAGttcacaaattattttccaatgttcattttctgaaactgtTTTTTAGTGCACTTTGAGACAGAGGGCCATCAAGCCAACTTCATCATTAAGATTCGTCACGGTTTAACACCAAAACTGTACAACACCGGCACGGAAGGAGGtagtgtaacaaaaaaatgtgctatttgtttttttttccgcaaTAAATGAACTCATATGATCTCTCCAGAATACAACATCAGTGCTCTGGTCACCATAGCGACCAAAACATTTCTACGCTACGACAAGCTTCAAAATATGATTGACAGCGTGAGGAAATACTATCCGACCATCACCATTATCATTGCCGACGACAGTGAAAATCCCCGAAGTATCACAGAGCCTTTCATTGAACATTACATCATGCCTTTTGGAAAGGTAAAGAATTGAGATGGAATATTCTTGAATTGCACATAGTGTTGTACCTTGAGATTTGAGCAGAATTGCAAATTGGATCATGTGATCTTCAAGGGAACGCTACAATTGATGTCTGAATGTCATGTGCCATGTCTTCTAGGGATGGTTTGCTGGTCGTAACCTGGCCATTTCCCAGGTGACCACCAAGTATGTGCTATGGGTAGATGATGACTTCATTttcaccagtaagacaaagctGGAGAAACTTGTGGATGTTTTAGAAAGGACCACTTTGGACCTGGTAAGAGACACACTAATACTAGATGAGATGTTGTTCTGTATCTTGTGTACCTAAATTTGGCcttgagcaatgttccctctaattgtgCATTACTatcatcttctctgcgcagcagcaatcatatagcgtgcagtaaataatatatatatatatatatatttttttttttttaccccttttccccatgatggcgccatttacagGGCAGCCAGGGGCAGTAGCTCtttccactcttatgtttttcgtgttttacagcatgatttacatgaaaaattagagggaacattggcctTGAGTGCCACTCCTGAAAGCAACAGTATGTATTTGTTTGCGTCTCCAGGTGGGTGGTGCAGTACAGGAGGTGACGGGGTATACCAACGCCTACAGGCAGACCATAGCCATTGAACCGGGGGAGGAGGATGGAGACTGTTTGCACTTGCGGAGAGGCTTCCATCACGTCATCCAGGGATTCCCAAACTGTGTGGTGACCGATGGGGTGATTAACTTCTTCCTAGCTCGGACCGACAAAATCCAACAAGTTGGCTTTGACCCTCGCTTTAACAGGGTAGCCCACCTGGGTGAGTTTAAGAAAAGCCCCGTGTCGTAAAATAGAACTTCTGACCTGCTGTCTGGGCATAACATGTTCGTTTCCTATGTTATTTTTCAGAGTTTTTCATCGATGGACTAGGAATGCTCCACGTAGGATCTTGTGACGACGTCATTGTCGATCATGCGAGTAAAATCAAACTCCCCTGGACCAAGACATCAGAAAGCGACAAAGCCTACGCCAAATTCCGTTACCCATCAGCTTCTTCTCCCTTTATCCAATACAAACGAGGCCTCTTATACTTCAAGAACAGGTTTCAGTGTTTGACTCGAGGCGGTTAGATTGCTTTTTTTGGAGATCCTGATTTGCCAAAGAGCACACACACGTTTGGCAGATGATTTGCctacttttttttgcttgtgtgCCATGGAACGAACGGATTAATCAAACCAGACAGTATTGCCAACTGGGTTTTGTTTACAAAGACCAAAGGGATTCTGGCAACGACCCCCCACCGGCTCCCCCCACATCTGCATGAATGACTTTAGTGACCCGGAGATGaaatggaattttatttttatttaaatcctatttgttgttttttttttatggaagagACTTTCATCTAAGCAATGCAGGTTGGATATTTAAGTATTACAAAATTACAAACAAAGCGTGTAAATAAAGTTTTACATTTACGTGAAGTAAGTAATTTTAAGTCAAAAAGTTGACTTAATTCTctgcatttttaatgatttacatTCAAGTCAAATATGTATTTCCTTACAATCTGAATTTGGTGTACAGTATTCCTTTTACTGAATAGGTTGTTGAATAAAAACAGTTAAATAAGTGTTATTTAAAAACgacattcaaatgaataaaataataggCCAACTAACCAAGTTTACATATTTTACAATTGATATAAACATCTATAAatgctcattatttttttgtaatttccaaatactatgtattttttttaaaggaattgaatgttacgaccaaaaaaaaaaatccagattatgtattttcaaatgttagaaattttaattttgtatctAATGCACTTCTCATTACTCAGCAAATGTATTATTACAGCTTTGCCAATTATTTAATACTAATTATTTCCATACTAAATGgcttattaacatttttaactgCTGACTTAATTCAATGTATGTTTcctctttttgtatttattaaacaTTTGAGTGTTGGGGAGAGTTTGGTCAATATTTCTAAATGGCATTAACAATTTTAACCCACACCTGTATAATAATTCACATATTTTCAACTCTGTATTACATTTCCTTTTCACTAGATGGCAATGCATATCGGGAACTAATATCTCATGccaaaattgcatattttttaaagggaatgagacaaaagtattcATTGTTATAAATTACAAATGCAAATCTAACACATTCATTGatgtcaggcaaaaaaaaaaaaactaacttagTTTTGCACTATCATAAGAATATACAAGATCACTGGAATGGTTTcctttttattgattaattttatttacatCACAAAGTCAAGCAACATGGGATGAGCAGACTGCAATAGAGCAAATTTCGCTCATTTTCTGCCCAGTGACAAGCAGAAAATATCTTTTGTACAAACAATGAGCTAACAAAGACTGCATTCAAACATCCCACCAAAAACTGTTATTATGCGGGGTACAATTCAAGGATGGGAGGTGTCACTGAAAAGTCTCTGCCTTGAGATTTTCCCGTACACATGCAGGAGACTAAAAAAGGCCTTTTATTGGAATTCTAAAGTACTACAATGTGAGATAACAAAAACTTGAACGTTCGGTTGTACCTTCAATGCGCTCAAGATTTTACTGCCATTAATTCTGGTTGGCTGGAAAGCAGCAGTCACAACCTGAAAACATAGAAATTTGAGGGAATATTCTTAGGATAAACTTGCCAATATTGCAATATATTGCCTTTGATAAGGTTTGGAgacaaaaaagtgaatatttgaGGAGGCTAAGGCAAAGATATATAtactaattaaaattaaaatactgtATTGCCATGTCTTTGTTCGATCTTACCTTTACAGGATATACTATACCAGCAAccatattattaaaaaataacattatttgatTAAATACTAAGCATTAACATTCTACAAACAATGAGATAACATTTTGGGAGATTGCTGCTAAATTGCCTGTCACAATGGGACAAAAAAATTGCTTCACCAATTTTAACCCTTACTTGATATAAGAGAGTTTATGCAAAAGTCCTGCAAACATTACAAAGATCTAAATATTGTTAACTTGGGTGACAATGGGTTGAATAAAGGCAAGAAAGTCATTTTTCACCTGTATCCCATGAAGGGAGAAAGTCCTGTTGCTCCTGGACTCAAAGTTAGTTGCGGCTCTGACGACATTTGAAGGTTTGTCGCTTGTTGCACCGTGGCACACGGATTAGAAACCTGACAATGAAGAGAAATGAAATGCAACAGTCTATATTTTGGTTGGTTGGGGGTTAAAAAGATCCATTCTGCACTGCTTACTGCTTTAACAGCTGGGCTGTGATGATGCGGATGCAATGACGGAAGGGAGGTGTTGTGAGACAGCAGGCCGGGTTGATGATGGCGTTCCATAGACGCTGATGAGTAAGGCTGCAGACCACCCGGAGACCTCATGATTCTGCCAAGACTGTTTGATTTGTTCTCCCTGCGCTGGTACTCAATCGGAGACTGAAGCgctagagtgaaaaaaaaacagattaaaacaGAACTCGCTTCATACTTTTAATATCAAATCATGAAGCGGCGATACCATTAAGAAAGTTCCTTTGAGTCTCTAAAATCTGCAGTACATCACTGAGCCAA
Encoded here:
- the b4galnt1b gene encoding beta-1,4 N-acetylgalactosaminyltransferase 1; translated protein: MRMRSLHKTVLLGILVSVVLVLALIHTWPTRTHTTIEVWQRPGLLLDRHLEDRLLEPDPQLSAIPFRVRESVAGLLARNGCMCESEGVTLPIFQFLTSRVSAFSLHTAFKENELEEVKKRREKEFKSFQKRLETPGDLLIIAKANNPLQYPTQGVEMRPLKTILIPGLALRDLPRDNYLINLTTTMGKLNVAAEVDGVKIHGDGEMHMTLSSSHLTKLNRQLQFVTYTNTMFHPNTADTVHFETEGHQANFIIKIRHGLTPKLYNTGTEGEYNISALVTIATKTFLRYDKLQNMIDSVRKYYPTITIIIADDSENPRSITEPFIEHYIMPFGKGWFAGRNLAISQVTTKYVLWVDDDFIFTSKTKLEKLVDVLERTTLDLVGGAVQEVTGYTNAYRQTIAIEPGEEDGDCLHLRRGFHHVIQGFPNCVVTDGVINFFLARTDKIQQVGFDPRFNRVAHLEFFIDGLGMLHVGSCDDVIVDHASKIKLPWTKTSESDKAYAKFRYPSASSPFIQYKRGLLYFKNRFQCLTRGG